The Virgibacillus phasianinus genome includes a window with the following:
- a CDS encoding 3-keto-5-aminohexanoate cleavage protein codes for MQKKVIISCAITGAGATTEKSPHVPVTPKEIADSAIEAAKAGATIAHIHVRDPKTGELSHDPELFREVVERVRKSETDVVLNITAGGGGDWIPSEADPTMGGEGTDIQTPEERHEPVGKFLPEICTLDCGSVNFGEQIYISPTDWLRQQAKLIQQSGVKPELECFDTGQIRFAKQLINEGLIDGDPMFQFCLGIPWGADADTETMLYMRDKLPANAHWAAFGIGRLQMPMVAQSILLGGHVRVGLEDNLYLKKGVLATNGQLVEKAVSIIESLGSEPMTPQEAREQLGLRNPQRKAE; via the coding sequence ATGCAAAAAAAAGTCATTATATCATGTGCAATTACAGGTGCAGGGGCTACTACAGAAAAAAGCCCGCATGTTCCAGTAACACCGAAAGAAATAGCCGATTCTGCAATTGAAGCAGCAAAAGCGGGAGCAACTATTGCTCATATTCATGTCAGGGATCCTAAGACTGGAGAGCTCAGCCACGATCCTGAATTGTTCCGCGAGGTAGTTGAAAGAGTGCGGAAATCCGAAACCGATGTTGTGCTTAACATTACAGCCGGCGGCGGTGGAGACTGGATTCCAAGTGAAGCGGACCCAACAATGGGTGGGGAAGGTACAGATATCCAGACACCTGAAGAACGTCATGAGCCAGTTGGCAAGTTTTTGCCGGAGATCTGTACACTCGATTGCGGCAGTGTTAACTTTGGCGAACAAATTTACATCAGCCCTACCGATTGGTTACGTCAGCAAGCTAAATTAATCCAGCAAAGCGGTGTTAAGCCGGAACTTGAATGCTTTGATACTGGACAAATCCGCTTCGCTAAACAGTTAATCAATGAAGGTCTCATTGACGGCGATCCAATGTTTCAATTCTGTCTAGGGATCCCTTGGGGAGCTGATGCAGACACAGAAACAATGCTTTATATGCGTGATAAGTTGCCAGCAAATGCCCATTGGGCTGCGTTTGGAATCGGACGTTTGCAGATGCCAATGGTGGCACAGTCCATTCTGCTTGGCGGCCATGTTCGCGTTGGGCTGGAAGATAACCTTTATTTGAAAAAAGGTGTACTTGCGACTAATGGTCAGCTTGTTGAAAAAGCTGTATCCATCATTGAAAGCCTTGGTTCTGAACCAATGACACCACAAGAAGCACGCGAGCAACTAGGGTTAAGAAATCCACAAAGAAAGGCTGAATAA
- a CDS encoding GbsR/MarR family transcriptional regulator, whose protein sequence is MKEKPFDKTIRIEEQFVDKIAENMHTFGISTTVGRVLGTIYMNRKPMTLDELSESIGMSKTRMSQVVREMLELNIAEKVFEKGVRKDLYNVERDYYQTFISLFTSNWRKAISKSKMFEQKLQRELANIEKSDSLDEETEQKVNELLKETRIWLDYYDWIDRLTEFFESGEVFKHVPIHEEK, encoded by the coding sequence TTGAAAGAAAAACCGTTCGACAAAACAATAAGAATTGAAGAGCAGTTCGTAGATAAAATTGCCGAAAACATGCATACATTCGGGATTTCAACAACCGTTGGACGTGTTCTCGGAACCATTTATATGAATAGAAAACCGATGACGCTCGATGAGCTATCGGAGAGTATTGGAATGAGTAAAACCCGAATGAGTCAAGTTGTTCGTGAAATGCTGGAGCTCAATATTGCCGAAAAGGTTTTTGAAAAAGGGGTCCGGAAAGATTTGTACAACGTTGAGCGTGATTATTATCAAACGTTCATATCCCTATTTACATCTAACTGGCGGAAGGCTATCAGCAAAAGCAAAATGTTCGAGCAGAAACTTCAACGAGAGCTTGCCAATATCGAAAAAAGTGATTCATTGGACGAAGAAACTGAACAAAAGGTCAATGAATTGCTGAAGGAAACACGGATATGGCTTGATTATTATGACTGGATTGACCGCCTAACTGAATTCTTTGAGAGCGGCGAGGTCTTCAAACACGTACCAATACATGAAGAAAAATAG
- a CDS encoding betaine/proline/choline family ABC transporter ATP-binding protein (Members of the family are the ATP-binding subunit of ABC transporters for substrates such as betaine, L-proline or other amino acids, choline, carnitine, etc. The substrate specificity is best determined from the substrate-binding subunit, rather than this subunit, as it interacts with the permease subunit and not with substrate directly.) — MLKFNHVSKVYDGGKKAVDSMTLEVDKGEFIVFIGPSGCGKTTTMKMINRLIEPSEGSIHIEGENILEKDLVQLRREIGYVIQQIGLFPHMTIQENISLVPKLLKWPEDKRRKRAEELLQLVDMERSYLDRFPHELSGGQQQRIGVLRALAADPPLILMDEPFGALDPITRDALQEEFKKLQQSLGKTIVFVTHDMDEALKLADRIVIMRDGKLVQVGTPDEILRNPADEFVEEFIGKERLVQARPNIQTVEQIMNSDPATVTVGESLSDAIQIMKQRRVDSLLVVDELGVLHGFIDIEIIDQNRKKATLVGDVLEKELYTVLEGTLLRDTIHKILRRGMKYVPVVDDKHRIKGIVTRASLADVVYDSIWGEDDNLVNA; from the coding sequence TTGCTGAAATTCAATCATGTGTCAAAAGTATACGATGGAGGAAAGAAAGCAGTTGACAGTATGACCCTTGAGGTTGATAAAGGGGAATTTATTGTTTTTATAGGACCAAGTGGTTGTGGGAAAACAACGACAATGAAAATGATTAACCGTTTAATTGAACCATCTGAAGGAAGCATTCATATAGAGGGAGAAAATATTTTGGAAAAAGACCTGGTGCAATTAAGACGGGAAATTGGTTATGTTATTCAACAGATTGGCCTGTTTCCGCATATGACCATTCAGGAAAACATTTCACTTGTTCCAAAATTACTGAAATGGCCGGAAGATAAGCGGCGTAAACGTGCGGAAGAACTATTACAGCTTGTGGATATGGAAAGAAGCTATCTAGATCGCTTTCCACATGAGCTAAGCGGGGGGCAGCAACAACGTATTGGTGTATTACGTGCCTTGGCAGCAGATCCTCCCCTTATTCTAATGGATGAGCCATTCGGTGCTCTTGACCCAATAACCAGGGATGCGTTACAGGAAGAATTTAAAAAGCTGCAACAATCTTTAGGAAAAACAATTGTGTTTGTTACCCATGATATGGATGAAGCCTTAAAGCTGGCTGACCGAATTGTTATTATGCGTGATGGCAAGCTGGTCCAAGTTGGTACACCAGATGAAATACTGCGAAATCCAGCTGATGAATTTGTGGAAGAATTTATTGGAAAGGAACGCTTAGTTCAGGCGAGACCGAATATTCAAACCGTTGAACAGATTATGAATAGCGATCCAGCAACGGTTACTGTCGGAGAATCATTGTCTGATGCTATTCAAATCATGAAGCAGCGCAGAGTAGATTCATTGCTTGTTGTGGATGAACTTGGGGTATTGCATGGATTTATTGACATTGAAATTATCGATCAGAACCGCAAAAAGGCAACCTTGGTCGGCGATGTGCTTGAAAAAGAATTATATACCGTTTTAGAAGGGACTCTACTCCGGGATACGATTCATAAAATCCTGCGAAGAGGCATGAAGTATGTACCTGTAGTCGATGATAAGCATCGAATCAAAGGAATAGTGACCAGAGCGAGCCTTGCTGATGTCGTCTATGACTCCATTTGGGGCGAGGATGACAATCTAGTAAACGCATAA
- a CDS encoding ABC transporter permease — MDQLMEFLANNSDQLLMKTWEHFYISLIAVLLGVIVAIPLGVALTRVPRIAGFVIGTVGVVQTFPSLAILAFFIPLLGVGKVPAIAALFFYSMLPMLRNTYIGVKGIDKNLLEAGKGMGMSAWQRIRSVELPLAVPVIMAGVRVSTVYLIGWATLASFIGAGGLGDYIFNGLNLYRPDLIIAGAVPVTLLALITDFLLGRLEGKATPNGIKDSKEAI; from the coding sequence ATGGATCAATTAATGGAATTTTTGGCCAACAACAGTGATCAATTATTAATGAAAACATGGGAACATTTCTACATCTCGCTTATTGCGGTTCTTCTTGGTGTGATTGTTGCGATTCCGCTTGGTGTGGCACTAACACGTGTTCCTAGGATAGCTGGTTTTGTCATTGGTACTGTCGGGGTTGTTCAAACCTTTCCAAGTCTAGCAATTCTCGCCTTCTTTATTCCGTTACTAGGTGTAGGGAAGGTTCCGGCGATTGCAGCGCTATTCTTTTATTCCATGTTACCAATGCTAAGGAACACATATATAGGGGTGAAAGGAATAGATAAGAATTTACTTGAAGCGGGTAAGGGTATGGGTATGAGCGCTTGGCAGCGGATCCGGAGTGTCGAACTACCACTAGCCGTCCCGGTCATTATGGCGGGTGTTCGTGTATCGACTGTTTACCTGATCGGCTGGGCAACCCTTGCTTCATTTATCGGTGCCGGTGGACTTGGTGACTATATTTTTAATGGACTTAACCTGTACCGTCCAGATCTGATTATAGCAGGTGCAGTTCCGGTCACTTTACTGGCATTAATCACGGACTTTCTTCTCGGACGCCTTGAGGGAAAGGCAACGCCAAATGGCATAAAAGACTCTAAGGAAGCCATTTAG
- a CDS encoding osmoprotectant ABC transporter substrate-binding protein, translating into MKRKKSIIALVLAFTLLSGCSLPGLSGPAEKTVTIGTLGTAESAIMGNMVRLMIDHYTDLQTEMITNMGSSTVQHKAMMAGEVDITATRYTGTDLVGALGMDPITDPEKALKTVKREFQEQFNQTWFDSYGFANSYAFTVTSELAKKENLKTVSDLEAIADDLRLGVDSAWIRRPAVGYESFKKKYGYEFGRVFPMNIGLVYKAVESGEMDVVLAYTTDGRLEAFDLVTLKDNKHLFPPYDSSPVVRNEVLKKHPELKDILHKLAGKISTKKMREMNYQANVKMKEPRLVAKEFLEEHHYFE; encoded by the coding sequence ATAAAAAGGAAGAAGTCGATTATTGCGTTAGTACTTGCTTTTACATTGCTAAGCGGTTGTTCTTTGCCAGGACTTAGTGGTCCTGCTGAGAAGACAGTTACGATTGGGACGCTTGGTACAGCTGAATCAGCAATCATGGGCAACATGGTGCGCTTAATGATAGATCATTATACCGATCTTCAAACCGAAATGATCACGAATATGGGATCATCCACTGTACAGCATAAGGCAATGATGGCCGGTGAAGTGGATATTACAGCTACAAGATATACCGGTACAGATTTGGTTGGGGCACTTGGGATGGATCCAATCACAGATCCGGAAAAAGCTCTTAAAACCGTAAAAAGAGAATTTCAGGAACAATTCAATCAGACATGGTTTGATTCGTATGGCTTTGCCAATTCATATGCGTTTACAGTAACAAGTGAACTGGCTAAGAAAGAAAATTTAAAAACCGTTTCAGATCTTGAAGCAATTGCAGATGATTTAAGGCTTGGCGTTGACAGTGCGTGGATTAGGCGCCCGGCTGTTGGCTATGAATCATTTAAGAAAAAATATGGTTATGAATTCGGACGTGTATTTCCAATGAATATAGGTCTTGTTTACAAAGCTGTTGAAAGTGGAGAAATGGATGTTGTGCTTGCCTATACCACGGATGGTCGTCTTGAAGCATTTGATTTAGTAACATTAAAAGACAATAAGCATCTATTTCCACCATATGATAGTTCACCAGTAGTCCGGAACGAGGTACTTAAGAAACATCCCGAGCTGAAAGATATTCTTCATAAGCTGGCAGGGAAAATCAGTACCAAAAAAATGCGTGAGATGAACTATCAGGCGAACGTAAAGATGAAAGAACCGAGACTTGTAGCTAAAGAGTTTTTAGAAGAACATCATTATTTTGAGTAA
- a CDS encoding ABC transporter permease, whose translation METLTDLGVYYSQNMAYVWEQFLRHFLMSAYGVLFAAIVAIPVGIIIARHARLSAWVISLTNIIQTIPALAMLAVLMLAMGLGANTVVFALFLYSLLPILKNTYTGIRGVDHALLESGRGMGMTKFQLLRMVELPLALSVIMAGLRTALVIAIGIATIGTFIGAGGLGDIIIRGTNATNGTAIILAGAIPTALMAVIADVVMGWLERLLSPVKAKSTENSEATA comes from the coding sequence ATAGAGACACTTACAGATTTAGGGGTATATTATTCGCAAAATATGGCTTACGTATGGGAACAATTTCTACGGCACTTTCTAATGTCTGCTTATGGTGTATTATTTGCAGCTATTGTTGCTATTCCTGTTGGGATTATAATCGCCCGTCATGCCAGGTTAAGTGCATGGGTAATTTCCCTAACAAATATTATTCAAACAATACCTGCATTAGCCATGCTGGCGGTGCTCATGCTGGCAATGGGACTTGGCGCAAATACCGTAGTCTTTGCATTGTTCTTGTACTCGCTGCTGCCGATTCTCAAAAACACGTATACTGGGATTCGGGGAGTCGATCATGCACTGCTTGAATCCGGACGTGGTATGGGAATGACGAAGTTTCAATTGCTGCGAATGGTAGAGCTGCCGCTTGCCTTATCTGTTATTATGGCGGGTCTAAGAACGGCGCTAGTTATCGCCATTGGTATCGCAACGATTGGTACGTTCATTGGCGCAGGTGGCTTGGGTGATATTATTATCCGAGGTACGAATGCCACAAATGGTACAGCTATTATTCTGGCCGGGGCAATCCCGACTGCATTGATGGCAGTAATTGCCGACGTTGTCATGGGATGGCTGGAACGCCTGCTATCACCAGTCAAAGCAAAAAGCACCGAAAACTCAGAAGCGACTGCATAG
- a CDS encoding CocE/NonD family hydrolase — translation MQIIVDKNVACTMRDGTVLYADIYRPNEDGEFPVLLTRLPYSKDLPYYSHRYLDTNRLVENGYIVIIQDVRGRFQSEGEFIPFMDEANDGYDTVEWAASLPYSSGKVGMFGLSYYGFTQLLAASKRPPSLEAIFPAQTLSDQRHGNFYYHGAFGLGGSETWVLESIAPDLIKRKHKDPDLYHKKMKQLATSCDYIEEWYRHKPIKEYLPLKELDVADYFFNQLEREIDDESWLETSVADKYDQMNVPAYHLGGWYDSLLGSTIENYIGMAAKADGDTARKNQKFIIGPWAHGDFGSVIGDRKFGSHASEDWIDHKEDLTTLHIRWFDYWLKGKNPQILEEAPVKIFVMGVNQWRNEKEWPLARTSYVPYYLHSRGNANTRAGDGEISTKKPGTEPEDNFVYNPENPVPSNGGGTLYDGINTTGPHDQRELEDREDVLVYSTGQLQEQVEVTGPIKVKLWASTNAKDTDFAAKLVDVMPDGTAFNLTDGIVRARYRNGYVPEADLNGEVTQYEIDLWATSNVFLPGHQIRVEISSSNFPRFDTNLNTGKTMMNSTKTKKANQTIYHNEKYPSHIILPVIP, via the coding sequence ATGCAAATTATCGTGGATAAAAATGTTGCGTGTACGATGCGGGATGGTACTGTGCTTTATGCTGACATATACCGTCCCAATGAAGATGGAGAGTTTCCTGTTTTACTTACTCGCCTACCTTACAGTAAGGATCTGCCTTATTATTCCCACCGGTATCTTGATACAAACAGGCTAGTTGAAAATGGCTATATTGTAATTATTCAGGACGTAAGAGGACGTTTTCAATCAGAAGGTGAATTTATACCATTCATGGATGAAGCAAACGATGGTTACGACACAGTGGAGTGGGCGGCGTCATTGCCGTATTCTTCAGGAAAGGTGGGCATGTTTGGCCTTTCTTACTATGGCTTCACACAATTGTTAGCAGCATCTAAACGCCCGCCAAGTCTAGAAGCTATATTTCCAGCTCAGACGCTAAGCGATCAGAGACATGGCAATTTCTATTATCATGGTGCATTTGGATTAGGCGGATCGGAAACGTGGGTGCTTGAATCAATTGCACCTGATCTTATTAAAAGAAAGCACAAGGATCCTGACTTGTATCATAAGAAGATGAAACAATTGGCAACAAGCTGTGATTATATCGAGGAATGGTACCGCCATAAACCAATTAAGGAATATCTCCCTTTGAAAGAACTTGATGTTGCAGACTATTTCTTTAATCAGCTTGAACGGGAAATAGATGATGAGAGCTGGCTTGAAACTAGTGTGGCAGATAAATATGATCAGATGAATGTCCCTGCCTACCATCTTGGTGGATGGTACGATAGCCTGCTTGGCTCAACGATTGAAAATTATATAGGAATGGCAGCAAAAGCAGATGGGGACACGGCACGCAAAAATCAGAAATTTATCATCGGCCCCTGGGCGCATGGGGATTTTGGGTCCGTTATCGGTGACCGGAAATTCGGCTCACATGCCTCAGAGGACTGGATCGACCATAAGGAGGACTTAACCACCCTTCACATTCGCTGGTTTGACTATTGGTTGAAGGGAAAGAATCCGCAAATATTGGAGGAAGCTCCGGTTAAAATCTTTGTCATGGGTGTTAACCAATGGCGTAATGAAAAAGAGTGGCCACTTGCGCGCACCAGTTATGTACCATATTATTTGCACAGCCGAGGCAATGCTAACACACGTGCCGGCGATGGGGAAATATCAACAAAAAAACCGGGAACAGAACCAGAGGATAACTTTGTTTATAATCCCGAAAATCCGGTGCCCTCAAATGGTGGTGGGACATTGTATGACGGTATAAATACAACAGGTCCACATGACCAACGTGAACTAGAGGACAGGGAAGATGTATTAGTTTATTCAACAGGGCAGTTGCAGGAACAGGTTGAGGTTACCGGACCAATTAAGGTTAAACTGTGGGCCTCTACCAATGCCAAAGACACTGATTTCGCCGCAAAGCTCGTCGATGTTATGCCAGATGGCACAGCATTTAACTTAACCGATGGAATTGTTCGCGCCAGGTACCGTAATGGCTATGTTCCTGAAGCCGATTTGAACGGAGAAGTGACCCAGTATGAGATTGATCTCTGGGCAACAAGTAATGTATTTCTCCCGGGACACCAAATAAGGGTTGAAATCTCATCCAGTAATTTTCCCCGGTTTGATACTAACCTTAATACTGGTAAAACTATGATGAACAGTACTAAGACAAAGAAAGCCAATCAAACAATCTATCATAATGAAAAATATCCATCACATATTATTCTCCCGGTTATTCCATAA
- a CDS encoding FUSC family protein → MANLHIKHHWLGRLLASDPGRIRFQKAGKATISLISSVFTTLLILRLSGNSLLTPAIVSGMAGMMGIMIVMDETDKGKKITTGILGISAACGITTGSLLSGSFYYIDIVMILVIFSAFYFSRFGVRYFSICMIGFITVYISSVLQLAANQLPWFYMGIAIGIIYAFLYNFIIFKNSAQTLNRSMRSYHIQSNLTLNILIKAIQDSEPSETRLAHVEKSARKLRDYGRAVANDLNTKDVKDLWPGLETSQLRLYLFDTGMLIETLVDSVKNLKKADALEIVELRRILVWVIKSLRDARVLAQNYDIRNLQEAETAVQALRLVVRDLLNGKEKPKGWVFLIRRIESIANHVVEGAITIQQSLREGKIVADDQDEAEDDNDEEDTDDDKKELKPSTKKAYQAVVAGTIAIIIGQIISPTQPYWVLLTAFIVLLGTESIGRTYIKGFQRSFGTIIGAVLGFGLAKLISGHSAVELVLLFSVIFFAFYLVTVSYTIMSMFITMLIAFMYDILLGGVSFQLIGARVIDTIAGAVIAFAVSMIIFPKKTKDKVADSIDDYLDELKPYVSDYVRSFREDVYVKELADRAFTLDQKLQAVEDEASPLLNRPETIRNSGIARWITILTAINYYAKHLVASAYRGDFEYPDELGERFKEVEEKIDYNMETLRKLLKRTERGGILYNLKEEREQIERLAPSRDQSHRDLIHHLYYVWRINQSIVALGHDLGAEIK, encoded by the coding sequence ATGGCAAACTTACATATTAAACACCACTGGCTTGGAAGGCTGCTTGCTTCAGATCCTGGACGTATTCGCTTTCAGAAGGCTGGAAAGGCGACAATCAGTTTAATCTCATCTGTCTTTACTACATTATTGATCTTGCGTTTATCCGGAAACAGTCTTCTTACTCCCGCAATCGTCTCTGGAATGGCTGGAATGATGGGAATTATGATCGTCATGGATGAAACAGATAAAGGAAAGAAAATAACGACTGGAATACTTGGTATTTCGGCAGCATGCGGGATAACCACTGGTTCCCTTTTATCAGGCAGCTTTTACTATATTGATATCGTGATGATTCTTGTCATTTTCAGCGCCTTTTATTTTTCTAGATTTGGTGTCCGATATTTCTCCATTTGTATGATTGGATTTATTACAGTCTATATTTCCTCTGTTTTACAGCTCGCAGCAAATCAGCTTCCATGGTTTTACATGGGGATTGCTATTGGCATAATTTATGCGTTCCTATACAACTTCATCATTTTTAAAAACTCAGCGCAAACATTAAACAGGAGTATGAGGTCTTATCATATTCAAAGTAACCTTACGTTAAATATTCTAATCAAAGCCATTCAGGATTCTGAGCCAAGCGAAACACGATTGGCTCATGTAGAAAAAAGTGCAAGGAAATTGCGTGACTATGGACGGGCCGTTGCCAACGATTTAAATACGAAAGATGTAAAGGATCTATGGCCTGGACTTGAAACCTCCCAACTCCGATTGTATTTATTTGATACAGGCATGCTTATTGAAACCTTGGTAGACTCGGTTAAAAACCTGAAAAAGGCGGATGCACTGGAAATAGTAGAGCTTAGACGTATACTCGTTTGGGTAATAAAGTCTCTTCGCGATGCCAGGGTCCTCGCACAAAACTATGATATTCGTAATTTACAGGAAGCGGAAACTGCGGTTCAAGCGCTGCGCCTAGTGGTAAGGGATCTACTTAATGGGAAGGAAAAACCAAAGGGATGGGTCTTTCTGATACGCCGAATTGAATCTATTGCCAACCATGTCGTTGAAGGGGCAATTACCATTCAGCAATCGTTGAGGGAAGGTAAAATCGTTGCGGATGATCAAGACGAAGCCGAAGATGATAACGATGAAGAGGACACAGATGATGATAAAAAGGAACTAAAGCCTTCAACGAAAAAGGCCTATCAAGCCGTCGTTGCGGGCACAATAGCTATTATTATCGGTCAAATTATCTCTCCTACCCAGCCATATTGGGTATTACTTACAGCATTTATTGTGCTTCTTGGGACTGAGTCAATTGGAAGAACCTATATAAAAGGCTTTCAACGGTCGTTTGGCACAATTATCGGTGCCGTGCTGGGGTTTGGGCTGGCTAAGTTGATTTCCGGCCATTCGGCAGTTGAACTGGTGCTACTATTTTCCGTTATCTTTTTTGCGTTTTATCTTGTTACTGTTTCCTACACTATTATGAGCATGTTTATTACAATGCTTATCGCCTTTATGTACGATATCTTACTGGGCGGAGTCAGTTTCCAATTAATTGGCGCACGTGTTATCGATACAATTGCCGGAGCTGTTATTGCTTTCGCTGTATCAATGATCATCTTCCCAAAAAAGACAAAAGACAAAGTAGCGGACAGTATTGATGACTATTTAGACGAACTAAAGCCTTATGTAAGCGACTATGTGCGAAGTTTTCGAGAAGATGTTTACGTAAAAGAGCTTGCTGACCGTGCATTTACCTTAGATCAAAAGCTCCAAGCCGTTGAGGATGAGGCAAGCCCCTTACTAAATCGTCCCGAAACAATCCGTAACTCAGGGATTGCACGCTGGATTACCATTTTGACAGCAATTAACTATTATGCGAAACACTTGGTCGCTTCGGCCTATCGCGGGGACTTTGAATATCCGGATGAGTTAGGCGAAAGGTTCAAGGAAGTGGAAGAGAAAATAGATTATAACATGGAAACACTTCGCAAACTTTTAAAACGAACAGAACGCGGTGGCATCCTTTACAATTTAAAAGAAGAACGGGAACAAATAGAACGCCTTGCTCCAAGCAGGGATCAATCCCATCGTGATCTTATTCACCATCTTTATTATGTATGGCGAATCAATCAGTCCATTGTCGCGCTTGGCCATGATTTAGGCGCCGAAATAAAATAA
- the cbpA gene encoding cyclic di-AMP binding protein CbpA, translated as MIAGNDYVEKQNVISVKENDSMEHALAKLRESGFRCIPVLDESETKFVGNIYKVHVLEYEKENSLNNHVKELVKNKEGYVNDEDAFFKVFFSIKRLPYLAVVNTAGDFLGILTHANVIKVLEDAWGVNNGSYSLTIGTVEFAGALTKMLKVINKHCNVQSVISLNNNSKYARRVCIVLPEGIEMNTVEKIKKELYKINFIVTDVEQLN; from the coding sequence ATGATTGCAGGTAATGATTATGTAGAAAAACAGAACGTAATTTCTGTAAAAGAAAACGATAGTATGGAACATGCATTAGCCAAATTGAGAGAATCAGGTTTCCGGTGCATACCAGTATTAGATGAATCGGAAACTAAGTTCGTCGGCAATATTTATAAGGTCCATGTTTTGGAATATGAAAAAGAGAATTCGTTGAATAACCATGTCAAAGAACTTGTTAAAAATAAGGAAGGCTATGTAAATGATGAAGATGCTTTCTTCAAAGTATTTTTTAGTATTAAACGGTTGCCGTATCTTGCGGTTGTGAATACAGCTGGAGATTTCCTTGGAATTTTAACACACGCGAATGTCATTAAAGTATTAGAAGATGCCTGGGGTGTAAATAACGGGAGCTACTCACTGACAATCGGCACAGTTGAGTTTGCTGGTGCATTGACAAAGATGTTGAAAGTGATTAATAAGCATTGCAACGTGCAAAGTGTTATTTCATTAAACAATAACTCCAAATATGCCAGAAGAGTTTGTATCGTACTTCCTGAAGGTATCGAGATGAATACAGTAGAGAAAATTAAAAAGGAATTGTATAAAATTAACTTCATTGTTACAGATGTAGAACAATTGAATTAG
- a CDS encoding metal-sensitive transcriptional regulator codes for MKYDEKVQNRVKRIEGQVRGLLKMMEEDKECKDVVSQMTAVRNAVDRTAALIVSTNLEQCIREEEENGKSSEDLIKEAVNLLVKSR; via the coding sequence TTGAAGTATGATGAAAAAGTACAAAACAGGGTGAAACGTATAGAGGGTCAGGTTAGGGGTTTGTTGAAGATGATGGAGGAAGATAAAGAATGCAAAGATGTAGTTTCCCAAATGACTGCTGTACGAAATGCGGTGGACCGGACAGCTGCTTTAATTGTCAGCACAAATCTGGAACAATGTATTCGTGAAGAAGAGGAAAATGGGAAAAGCTCTGAAGACCTAATAAAAGAAGCAGTTAATCTGCTTGTTAAAAGCAGATAA
- a CDS encoding DsrE/DsrF/DrsH-like family protein yields MSENKKTTIVLFSGDYDKAMAAYIIANGAAAYDHEVTIFHTFWGLNALRKDAQIPVKKGFKEKLFGKMMPRGSDKMGLSKMNYFGMGQKMIKSVMKKHRAVPLPQLVEMAQEQGVKLIACTMTMDLLGLQKEELLDQIEYGGVAAYIGDAENGNISLFI; encoded by the coding sequence ATGTCCGAAAATAAGAAAACAACCATTGTGTTATTTAGTGGTGATTATGACAAAGCAATGGCAGCCTATATTATCGCAAATGGTGCTGCAGCATATGACCATGAGGTAACCATTTTCCATACATTTTGGGGACTAAATGCATTACGTAAAGATGCACAAATTCCAGTTAAAAAAGGATTTAAGGAAAAGCTGTTTGGCAAAATGATGCCGAGAGGTTCTGATAAAATGGGACTTTCCAAGATGAACTATTTTGGAATGGGTCAAAAAATGATAAAGAGTGTTATGAAAAAGCACCGTGCTGTACCTCTTCCACAGTTAGTTGAAATGGCGCAGGAGCAGGGGGTAAAATTAATTGCATGTACGATGACAATGGATCTGCTGGGGTTGCAAAAAGAGGAATTACTCGATCAGATAGAATATGGAGGTGTCGCAGCTTATATCGGTGATGCGGAAAACGGGAATATTAGCTTGTTTATTTAA